The Candidatus Scalindua japonica genome includes the window AACTGAAAATAGGAAACAGGAGAAAACCGAATATGCGGGAGAGAGAACAGTATCGGGGAGATACTACATCCCTAAAACCGATATTGCTGAAACGGAAACAAGCCTTATGGTAACTATGGATGTTCCTGGAGTGAGAAAGAAAAACGTAAATATCACCCTGGAAGATAATCAACTGGAAGTTGACGCTAAAATAGACTATTCACCTTATGAAAACCTCGATCCGGTATATACCGAGTACAATGTAGGTCACT containing:
- a CDS encoding Hsp20/alpha crystallin family protein; this encodes MSKGTKEITKTENRKQEKTEYAGERTVSGRYYIPKTDIAETETSLMVTMDVPGVRKKNVNITLEDNQLEVDAKIDYSPYENLDPVYTEYNVGHYTRRFTVSNIIDTAKIDANLTDGVLTLTLPKAPEALPKKIEIN